In the Quercus lobata isolate SW786 chromosome 5, ValleyOak3.0 Primary Assembly, whole genome shotgun sequence genome, one interval contains:
- the LOC115990183 gene encoding uncharacterized protein LOC115990183 produces MSNSEHQSTSEPRPSLEQTIDDLAKNIRNLMDRVEQIEASQRETINHEGDNMLRQNHHGYFNRAPNFEHNHYNHNDPRDYDDRMFKEKIEAPTFDGCLDPWVFTDWLRQMDKFFDYYHWAENKKVRYARMKLIGRADLFWEDLEDSIRRRHEPPITNWLEMKGALSRNYLPSTYRSSLLEEWDRLKQGTAPVAEYIEKFKEFKRRIRIVEEEVVTLNRFKKGLNANLLGEIITRGVTTLREAYDLARNCELASKSIFWRRSEPRSFPANPQPFGSKPRLALPPKVNPNSTPIEKEDKGKGVVNEPSRLGFRLQCFKCNGVGHIAARCPSRTLVIQEGDEKVEDVEELVYDPNVEETQDVEAEWEDDPSYLACIRAISPQVDDSKNSGVPRVNVVRCALAEQRDADDWLRSAIFQTYTKCGDTTCKVIIDSGSCINTVSSNVVSRLGLKLTPHPNPYKVSWVDTSSIAIKERCVVPLQFLTYKAEIWCDVIPMDVGHIILGRPWLYDLDVTLHGRSNSCSFMFEGKKIVLNPLKPKPIGMSKKTEAPKAKGLNIISPRAFERVAIQESIVFVLVARELRGETSEE; encoded by the coding sequence ATGTCAAACTCTGAACATCAATCCACTTCTGAACCTAGGCCCTCCTTAGAGCAAACCATAGATGACCTAGCAAAAAATATCCGTAATTTAATGGATAGGGTTGAGCAAATTGAGGCATCTCAAAGAGAGACCATTAACCATGAAGGAGATAACATGCTTAGGCAAAATCACCACGGTTACTTTAATAGGGCTCCAAACTTTGAACATAATCACTATAATCACAATGACCCTAGAGATTATGATGATAGAATGTTCAAGGAAAAGATAGAAGCACCCACCTTTGATGGTTGCCTAGACCCATGGGTTTTCACTGATTGGTTACGTCAGATGGATAAATTCTTTGACTACTACCATTGGGCTGAGAATAAGAAAGTGAGGTATGCTAGGATGAAGTTAATTGGAAGAGCTGACCTTTTCTGGGAGGACCTTGAGGATAGCATTAGGCGACGACATGAGCCCCCCATTACTAATTGGCTTGAGATGAAGGGTGCACTCTCAAGGAATTATCTTCCTTCAACTTATAGGAGCTCCCTCCTTGAGGAATGGGATCGCCTAAAGCAAGGCACTGCTCCTGTGGCTGAATATATAGAAAAGTTTAAGGAGTTCAAGAGGCGAATTCGAATAGTCGAGGAAGAGGTTGTCACACTCAATAGGTTTAAGAAAGGTTTAAATGCTAACCTATTAGGCGAGATTATCACCCGAGGGGTCACTACCTTAAGAGAAGCATATGACCTCGCTAGGAATTGTGAATTAGCATCCAAATCTATCTTTTGGCGGCGTTCTGAGCCCCGAAGTTTTCCCGCCAACCCTCAACCTTTTGGTAGCAAACCTAGACTTGCCTTACCCCCTAAGGTCAACCCCAATAGCACCCCAATAGAAAAAGAGGACAAGGGAAAAGGTGTGGTCAATGAGCCTTCAAGATTAGGGTTTCGCCTCCAATGCTTCAAATGCAATGGGGTTGGACACATTGCTGCTAGATGTCCCTCTAGGACCCTTGTCATTCAAGAGGGTGATGAAAAGGTAGAAGATGTTGAGGAGCTAGTGTATGATCCAAATGTTGAAGAAACCCAAGATGTTGAAGCAGAATGGGAAGATGATCCCAGCTATCTCGCATGCATTAGAGCCATTTCTCCCCAAGTTGATGACTCTAAGAACTCTGGTGTCCCAAGAGTGAATGTGGTAAGGTGTGCCTTGGCAGAGCAAAGAGATGCTGATGATTGGCTAAGAAGTGCCATCTTTCAAACTTACACTAAGTGTGGAGACACAACTTGCAAGGTTATCATAGATAGTGGAAGTTGCATTAACACAGTGTCTTCTAACGTGGTTTCCCGCCTAGGCTTGAAATTGACCCCACACCCTAACCCATATAAAGTTTCTTGGGTGGATACTTCCTCCATAGccataaaagaaagatgtgTTGTCCCACTTCAATTCCTCACCTACAAGGCTGAAATATGGTGTGACGTAATTCCCATGGATGTAGGGCATATTATCTTAGGTAGACCTTGGCTGTATGATCTGGATGTCACCCTTCATGGGCGATCCAATTCTTGCTCATTTATGTTTGAAGGTAAGAAGATTGTGCTCAATCCTTTGAAACCCAAGCCAATTGGCATGAGCAAGAAGACAGAAGCACCAAAGGCGAAAGGCCTGAACATTATAAGTCCAAGGGCATTTGAAAGGGTAGCAATTCAAGAGTCCATTGTGTTTGTCTTAGTTGCCAGGGAATTACGTGGAGAGACCAGTGAGGAGTAA